From Ruminococcus sp. HUN007, a single genomic window includes:
- a CDS encoding ABC transporter ATP-binding protein — protein MIKTLLGCVREYKKATLLTPFFVSLEVVVECLLPMEIAALINRIQSGCDMGTIVKYGLILVLMAFVSLLFGVLSGNYCAEAGCGFAKNLRHDLYYKIQDFSFKNVDRFSSSSLVTRMTTDVNNLQMAYMMVTRVAVRCPFMLIFAFVMSVKLGGKLSLIFAVVIPLLGFALFKIISVVRPIFVSVFRKYDKLNESVQENIKGMRVVKSFVREEYEKKKFNAAAKEVCDDFTRAEKLIALNTPFMQLAIYTIIIFISFFCSKLIISENGAVIKIGTLSGMLVYSIQILISLMMVSMIFVMVTLSIEAANRVAEVLREESDITNPSSPVMNVPNGQVEFENVSFRYEKSSGYALENINLKIMTGQTIGIIGGTGSSKTTLVNLISRLYDVTKGRVLVGGHDVRDYDLETLRNAVSVVLQKNVLFSGTIKDNLRWGNPDATDTEIIAACRLAMADEFIERMPDRYDTYIEQGGTNVSGGQKQRLCIARAILKRPKVLILDDSTSAVDTRTDALLKQAFRTAIPNTTKIIIAQRISSVQDCDFIIVMDNGRIESFGTHEELLGKSMIYREVYESQVKGGSLNG, from the coding sequence ATGATCAAAACCTTGCTCGGGTGTGTCAGAGAATACAAAAAAGCCACGCTGCTCACACCATTTTTTGTTTCACTGGAAGTAGTCGTTGAATGCCTGCTGCCTATGGAAATTGCTGCACTTATTAATAGAATTCAAAGTGGCTGTGATATGGGAACTATTGTGAAATACGGCCTTATTCTTGTTTTAATGGCCTTTGTTTCACTTTTATTCGGGGTTTTGTCCGGTAATTACTGTGCCGAAGCAGGCTGCGGATTCGCCAAGAATCTCAGACATGACTTATACTATAAAATACAGGATTTTTCATTTAAAAATGTAGACAGGTTTTCAAGTTCAAGCCTTGTTACTCGTATGACAACAGACGTTAATAACCTTCAGATGGCATACATGATGGTTACGAGAGTTGCAGTACGGTGTCCGTTTATGCTTATTTTTGCTTTTGTGATGTCAGTAAAACTCGGCGGTAAGCTTTCTCTGATTTTTGCTGTGGTGATTCCTCTTCTCGGATTTGCTCTTTTTAAAATAATCAGTGTTGTTCGTCCTATCTTTGTCAGTGTTTTCAGAAAATATGATAAACTCAATGAGTCTGTTCAGGAAAACATTAAAGGTATGCGTGTAGTAAAATCTTTTGTACGTGAAGAATATGAAAAGAAAAAATTCAATGCTGCTGCGAAGGAAGTTTGTGATGACTTTACAAGAGCTGAAAAACTCATTGCTCTGAATACACCTTTCATGCAGCTTGCTATTTATACTATTATCATATTCATATCATTCTTCTGCTCAAAGCTCATCATTTCCGAAAACGGTGCTGTTATCAAGATCGGTACCCTTTCAGGTATGCTTGTGTACTCCATACAGATACTTATAAGTCTTATGATGGTATCAATGATCTTCGTAATGGTTACTCTGTCAATCGAAGCTGCCAACCGTGTGGCTGAAGTTCTCAGAGAGGAAAGCGACATTACAAATCCTTCATCACCTGTTATGAACGTTCCGAACGGTCAGGTCGAATTTGAAAATGTGTCATTCCGTTATGAAAAGAGTTCAGGATATGCTCTTGAAAACATAAATTTAAAAATAATGACTGGTCAGACGATCGGTATAATCGGCGGAACCGGTTCATCAAAAACGACTCTTGTAAATCTTATTTCACGTCTTTATGATGTAACAAAGGGTCGTGTTCTTGTCGGCGGTCATGACGTCAGGGATTATGATCTTGAGACACTCCGAAATGCAGTTTCTGTAGTACTTCAGAAAAATGTGCTTTTCTCCGGTACTATCAAGGATAACCTTCGCTGGGGAAATCCTGATGCTACTGATACTGAGATCATTGCTGCATGCCGGCTTGCAATGGCTGACGAATTTATTGAACGAATGCCAGACCGCTACGATACCTATATCGAGCAGGGCGGTACTAACGTTTCAGGCGGACAGAAACAGAGACTCTGTATTGCAAGAGCGATCCTTAAAAGACCTAAGGTACTTATTCTGGATGACTCGACCAGTGCTGTTGATACCAGAACAGACGCCCTTCTTAAACAGGCTTTCAGAACTGCTATTCCTAATACTACAAAGATCATCATTGCTCAGAGGATCTCTTCTGTTCAGGACTGTGATTTTATAATTGTAATGGATAACGGACGAATTGAATCATTCGGTACCCATGAAGAGCTTCTCGGAAAGAGTATGATCTACCGTGAAGTATATGAATCACAGGTGAAAGGAGGCAGTTTAAATGGATAA
- a CDS encoding MMPL family transporter, translating into MLQSFGNFIAKHRRLIILFYVLLLIPSVFGYVKTRINYDVLSYLPDTLETVKGQDIMVDEFKSGAFSMIIVENMDNKDVVTLKKKIENVDHVSSVIWYDDIFDISVPENMLPSKIRDALFNGDSTMMVALFDNTTSSDETMDAVTEMRKITGKQCFISGMSGVVTDIKSLYLKEMPSYIAVAAILSLIVLCLAMDSFLVPVLFLSSIGAAIIYNLGSNVIIGEISYVTLALSAVLQLGVTMDYSIFLLNSYMERRKKYPSEQAMAKAIEDTFRSVTGSSVTTVAGFAALMLMTFALGKNIGIVMMKGVVIGVICCVTLLPSMILCFEKGIDKTTHKPFIPSLDKVSDFITKHTTVWLMIFALLCVPCFYGNQNNELYYNIDSSLPETLDSAVANKKLEEDFDMNTVYMMLLKNGLSAADKQQMMDEIKDVEGVNWVIGLDSLVGPAVPDSAIPEDIRGKLKSENYELELISSNYKTATTEANDQIGKVNEILKSYSKDSLIVGEAPLTRDLADVTDVDITIVNIVSIAAIFIIVMIVFKSLSIPVILVSVIEFAICINMSFPYYMHTPLPFVASIVIGTIQLGATVDYAILMTSKYQEYRLKGNDKYEAVRKAHRSSIKPVIISGTSLFAATFGVGLCSDIDMISSITVLLSRGAVISTLVVLTVLPSMLIVLDRIICATTAGMKDLYRNKASDSRNAAHV; encoded by the coding sequence ATGCTGCAGAGCTTTGGTAATTTTATTGCAAAGCACCGTAGATTAATAATCCTGTTTTACGTACTTCTGCTTATACCTTCAGTATTCGGGTATGTTAAAACCAGAATAAACTACGATGTACTCAGCTATCTTCCTGACACACTTGAAACAGTTAAAGGTCAGGACATTATGGTTGACGAATTCAAATCGGGCGCGTTTTCCATGATCATTGTGGAGAACATGGATAACAAAGACGTTGTTACGCTGAAAAAGAAGATCGAGAACGTTGATCACGTAAGCAGCGTTATCTGGTACGACGATATTTTTGATATCTCAGTTCCTGAAAACATGCTTCCGTCTAAGATACGTGATGCTCTTTTTAACGGTGATTCCACTATGATGGTTGCTCTTTTCGATAACACCACTTCATCAGATGAAACAATGGATGCAGTTACCGAAATGAGAAAAATAACCGGAAAACAGTGCTTCATAAGCGGTATGTCCGGTGTCGTTACAGATATCAAGTCATTATACCTTAAGGAAATGCCTTCATATATTGCAGTAGCAGCTATACTTTCACTTATAGTTCTCTGCCTGGCAATGGATTCATTCCTTGTTCCGGTGCTCTTTCTTTCAAGTATAGGTGCTGCGATAATATATAATCTCGGAAGCAACGTTATTATCGGCGAGATCTCATATGTAACTCTTGCACTGTCAGCGGTACTTCAGCTTGGCGTTACAATGGACTATTCGATCTTCCTTCTTAACAGCTACATGGAAAGAAGAAAGAAATATCCGAGTGAACAGGCTATGGCAAAGGCCATTGAAGATACGTTCCGTTCTGTAACAGGCAGTTCGGTAACAACAGTTGCCGGATTTGCAGCTCTTATGCTTATGACTTTCGCTCTTGGCAAAAACATTGGTATAGTTATGATGAAGGGTGTAGTTATCGGGGTTATCTGCTGCGTTACTCTCCTCCCTTCTATGATACTCTGCTTTGAAAAAGGCATCGACAAAACAACTCACAAACCTTTCATTCCTTCACTTGATAAAGTTTCAGACTTCATTACAAAGCATACAACAGTCTGGCTTATGATATTTGCTCTGTTATGTGTTCCTTGTTTTTACGGAAACCAGAACAACGAACTCTATTATAACATCGACAGTTCACTTCCTGAAACACTTGACAGTGCGGTAGCCAACAAAAAGCTTGAGGAAGATTTTGATATGAATACGGTTTACATGATGCTCCTTAAAAACGGCCTTTCTGCAGCTGATAAACAGCAGATGATGGATGAAATAAAGGACGTTGAAGGTGTAAACTGGGTTATCGGTCTTGATTCATTAGTAGGACCGGCTGTACCTGATTCGGCAATTCCTGAAGATATACGCGGAAAACTCAAAAGCGAAAACTACGAACTCGAACTTATAAGCTCGAACTACAAAACGGCTACAACTGAAGCAAATGATCAGATAGGTAAAGTAAACGAGATACTTAAATCATACAGCAAGGATTCACTCATAGTTGGTGAAGCACCGCTCACAAGAGATCTTGCGGACGTTACTGACGTGGACATCACAATAGTTAATATCGTATCAATTGCAGCGATCTTCATTATTGTCATGATCGTTTTCAAGTCACTTTCGATACCGGTGATCCTTGTCAGTGTTATTGAATTTGCGATCTGCATTAATATGTCATTCCCGTATTACATGCATACTCCCCTTCCTTTCGTTGCAAGCATAGTTATCGGAACGATCCAGCTTGGCGCAACAGTCGATTATGCAATACTTATGACCAGCAAATATCAGGAATACAGACTGAAAGGCAATGATAAATATGAAGCTGTACGAAAAGCTCACCGTTCATCAATAAAACCTGTAATTATCAGCGGTACAAGCCTTTTTGCTGCAACATTCGGCGTAGGTCTTTGTTCCGATATCGATATGATCAGTTCTATCACAGTTCTTCTTTCAAGAGGTGCCGTTATAAGTACTTTGGTTGTACTTACCGTTCTTCCTTCAATGCTTATTGTACTTGACAGGATCATATGCGCAACTACGGCCGGTATGAAAGATCTTTACAGAAATAAAGCTTCGGACAGCAGAAACGCTGCTCACGTTTAA
- a CDS encoding TetR/AcrR family transcriptional regulator has translation MSRVDEKKLQKRNSLLQTAFELFTTKGVGNTSISDIADRAGVAKGTFYLYFRDKIDIKNKLIGHKTEKLFEKAVEALEKDPQKTFTDKVIFVVNNIIDQLVENQALLLFISKNLSWGIFKNLIDSGESRSEQGIAATYEKIMSEEGDNIESPEIMFYMICEFVSSVSYSPILYKEPVLIDELKPHIFRTIRNIIAQYQKVPDKCE, from the coding sequence ATGAGCAGAGTTGACGAAAAGAAACTGCAGAAAAGAAATTCGCTTCTTCAGACTGCATTTGAGCTTTTTACAACAAAAGGCGTTGGAAATACTTCAATTTCAGACATTGCTGACCGTGCCGGTGTAGCTAAAGGGACTTTCTATCTGTATTTCAGAGATAAGATAGATATAAAAAACAAGCTTATCGGACACAAAACGGAAAAACTCTTTGAAAAGGCTGTTGAAGCTCTTGAAAAAGATCCTCAGAAAACTTTCACTGACAAGGTCATTTTCGTAGTAAACAACATAATAGATCAGCTGGTAGAAAACCAGGCACTGCTTCTGTTTATCAGCAAGAATCTCAGCTGGGGAATTTTCAAGAACCTTATAGATTCCGGCGAAAGCAGATCAGAGCAGGGAATAGCAGCAACCTACGAAAAGATCATGTCGGAAGAAGGCGACAATATTGAATCACCTGAAATAATGTTCTATATGATCTGTGAATTTGTAAGTTCCGTGTCGTATTCACCGATCCTTTACAAGGAGCCGGTACTTATCGATGAACTGAAACCGCATATATTCAGAACTATCCGCAATATAATCGCTCAGTATCAGAAAGTTCCTGACAAATGTGAGTAA